A window of the Equus asinus isolate D_3611 breed Donkey chromosome 20, EquAss-T2T_v2, whole genome shotgun sequence genome harbors these coding sequences:
- the ELOF1 gene encoding transcription elongation factor 1 homolog, protein MGRRKSKRKPPPKKKMTGTLETQFTCPFCNHEKSCDVKMDRARNTGVISCTVCLEEFQTPITYLSEPVDVYSDWIDACEAANQ, encoded by the exons ATGGGGCGCAGAAAGTCCAAACGGAAGCCGCCCCCCAAGAAGAAGATGACAGGCACCCTAGAGACCCAGTTCACCTGCCCCTTCTGCAACCACGAGAAGTCTTGTGACGTGAAAAT GGACCGTGCCCGCAACACTGGAGTCATCTCATGTACCGTGTGCCTAGAGGAGTTCCAGACACCCATCACAT ATCTGTCAGAACCGGTGGACGTGTACAGCGATTGGATAGATGCCTGCGAGGCAGCCAATCAGTAG
- the ACP5 gene encoding tartrate-resistant acid phosphatase type 5, with protein MDTWMVLLFLQASLVLSLANRATPVLRFVAVGDWGGVPNAPFYTARETATAKEIAKTVQILGTDFILSLGDNFYFNGVQNANDKRFQETFEDVFSASSLRNVPWYVLAGNHDHLGNVSAQIAYSSISKRWNFPSPFYRLRFKVPRSNVSVAIFMLDTVTLCGNSNDFTSQQPERPRDLALARTQLSWLKKQLAAAKEDYVLVAGHYPIWSIAEHGPTHCLVKQLLPLLAMHKVTAYLCGHDHNLQYLQDENGIGFVLSGAGNFMDPSTKHARKVPNGYLRFHHGTNTSMGGFAYVEISPKEMTVTYIEASGKSLFKTRLPRRARHAHPRRLHPAA; from the exons ATGGACACATGGATGGTGCTGCTCTTCCTACAAGCCTCGCTGGTGCTCTCCCTGGCCAACAGGGCCACCCCCGTCCTGCGCTTTGTGGCCGTGGGTGACTGGGGCGGAGTCCCCAATGCCCCGTTCTACACAGCCCGGGAAACGGCCACCGCCAAGGAGATTGCCAAGACCgtgcagatcctgggcacagactttaTCCTCTCTCTGGGGGACAATTTCTACTTCAATGGCGTGCAGAATGCCAATGACAAGCGGTTCCAG GAGACATTCGAGGATGTGTTCTCTGCCTCGTCCCTCCGCAACGTGCCCTGGTACGTGCTGGCTGGCAACCACGACCACCTGGGAAACGTCTCAGCCCAGATCGCCTACTCCAGCATCTCAAAACGCTG GAACTTCCCCAGCCCTTTCTACCGCCTGCGCTTCAAGGTCCCACGGTCCAACGTGTCCGTGGCCATCTTCATGCTGGACACAGTGACGCTGTGCGGCAACTCGAACGACTTCACCAGCCAGCAGCCCGAGAGGCCCCGGGACCTGGCGCTGGCCCGCACGCAGCTGTCCTGGCTCAAGAAGCAGCTGGCCGCGGCCAAGGAGGACTACGTGCTGGTGGCTGGCCACTACCCAATATGGTCCATCGCGGAGCACGGGCCCACCCACTGCCTCGTCAAgcagctgctgccactgctggccATGCACAAGGTCACCGCCTACCTGTGTGGCCACGACCACAACCTGCAG TACCTTCAAGACGAGAACGGCATAGGCTTTGTGCTAAGCGGCGCTGGGAACTTCATGGACCCCTCGACGAAGCACGCACGCAAGGTCCCCAATGGCTACCTGCGCTTCCACCACGGGACCAACACCTCCATGGGTGGCTTTGCCTACGTGGAGATCAGCCCCAAAGAGATGACCGTCACTTACATCGAAGCTTCGGGCAAGTCCCTGTTCAAGACCAGGCTGCCCAGGAGAGCAAGGCATGCACACCCACGAAGGCTCCATCCTGCAGCCTGA
- the CNN1 gene encoding calponin-1, whose translation MSSAHFNRGPAYGLSAEVKNKLAQKYDHQREQELREWIEGVTGRRIGNNFMDGLKDGIILCEFINKLQPGSVKKVNESTQNWHQLENIGNFIKAITKYGVKPHDIFEANDLFENTNHTQVQSTLLALASMAKTKGNKVNVGVKYAEKQERKFEPEKLREGRNIIGLQMGTNKFASQQGMTAYGTRRHLYDPKLGTDQPLDQATISLQMGTNKGASQAGMTAPGTKRQIFEPGLGMEHCDTLNVSLQMGSNKGASQRGMTVYGLPRQVYDPKYCLTPEYPELGEPAHNHHLHNYYNSA comes from the exons atgtcctctgcccacttcAACCGAGGTCCCGCCTACGGGCTGTCCGCGGAGGTCAAGAACAAG CTGGCCCAGAAGTATGACCATCAGCGGGAGCAGGAGCTTCGAGAGTGGATCGAGGGGGTGACAGGACGCCGCATCGGCAACAACTTCATGGACGGCCTCAAAGATGGCATCATTCTTTGCGA GTTCATCAATAAACTGCAGCCGGGCTCTGTGAAGAAGGTCAACGAGTCGACCCAGAATTGGCACCAG CTGGAGAACATCGGCAACTTCATCAAGGCCATCACCAAGTACGGGGTGAAGCCCCACGACATCTTCGAGGCCAATGACCTGTTCGAGAACACCAACCACACCCAGGTGCAGTCTACGCTCCTGGCCCTGGCCAGCATG GCCAAGACGAAAGGGAACAAGGTGAACGTGGGCGTCAAGTATGCCGAGAAGCAGGAGCGGAAATTTGAGCCCgagaagctcagagaagggcGGAACATCATCGGGCTGCAG ATGGGCACCAACAAGTTTGCCAGCCAGCAGGGCATGACAGCCTACGGCACCCGGCGCCACCTCTATGACCCCAAGCTGGGGACTGACCAGCCCCTGGACCAGGCCACCATCAGCCTGCAGATGGGCACCAACAAGGGAGCCAGCCAG GCGGGCATGACCGCGCCGGGGACCAAGCGGCAGATCTTCGAGCCGGGGCTGGGCATGGAGCACTGTGACACGCTCAACGTCAGCCTGCAGATGGGCAGCAACAAGGGGGCCTCACAGCGGGGCATGACGGTGTACGGGCTGCCGCGCCAGGTCTACGACCCCAAGTACTGCCTGACGCCCGAGTACCCGGAGCTGGGCGAGCCGGCTCACAACCACCACCTGCACAACTACTATAACTCTGCCTAG